Part of the Arthrobacter globiformis genome is shown below.
CCGGCTGCAACACGGCGCAGGCGGCACGCGAGCTGCATCTGGAACGGCAGTCGATGTACCACCGGCTGCAGCGCATCTTCGAGCTCTGCGGCGGCGACCCCCGGGGAACCGGCCGCCTCGTGGGCCTGCATCTGGCAACCCGCCTCGCCCCGCTCCCCTAAGCACCCATCGAGGTCCACCCGGGTCAGACCCTGTACACCCCGCCGGGTGAGGAACACTGGCACGCTGCCGCGCCTGGCTGTTTCATGGCGCACATCGCCATGCTTGAGAACGGGGACGACCCCGCCACCACCACAAACTGACTCGAGCACATTACCGACGACGAATACAACGGCGCCCAGTCCTGACCGTTCCTCAAGACCGGCCTTGCGGACTTCCTCGCTGCGTACCGCGAGGCCCACGCCGAGGGTCGCACCGGGGCAGGAGCTGGCGTAATCCTGTTCGGTGCCCGGCCTCCCGCAATAATCAGCCCGATTGAAGGCGACTCTCGAGACTGAAGACAAACGCTCCTTCAGATCCTGTCGCTTCAAGCCGAACGCTCCCGCAGAACCCGTCGCTTACGCGTCGGAATTCTGTTTCAATGCCGCCCGCGTCCACAGGACCCGTTAACGCTCAGGAGAATTGGCGCAATTGGATGCACTGAAACCGTGCGGCCTGGCGCTTGAAGAATCCCACTTCTACCCCATCATCGGCGCTCGATGTCGCCTCGCATGAATCTACCTGAGGCCCGCTGGTGGTCTGGATATGCTCGACCCATGTTGCCCGAACGCTACCTTGCCGAACTCGCACACCTCCTGGGCTCCCTCGAAAGGCTGGCTCGCCAGCCGGAGAACATGTTGCGCCGTTCGGTTCCGGCCTGTCCGGGCTGGAGTCTCGATGCGCTTTTCGGGCATCTCGGCTCGATAGAACGATGGGCTGCTGCCGTGGTCCGTGCCGGCAAGTACGTCCAGGAACCGGCCCCGCCTGCAGAGAAGGCAGCAGCATGGTTCCTCGAAGGGGTGCCTTGCTTCCTGGCCACGATGACTTCCCTGGATCCCGTGGCGCCGTGCTGGAACTTCGGCCCTCCCCCGCATACGGCCGGATTCTGGTTACGCCGGCAGGCCCACGAACACGCGATCCACCTCGTCGACGCCCATCAGGCATCCGGCTTGGCGGATCCGGAGTTCGCCGAGGGCTTCCTGCTCGACGGCGTCGACGAGGCCCTGGCAATGTTCGCCCCACGGCAGCTCCGGCTGAAGCGGATGACCGACCCAGGGCAGGCCGTGACCTTCCGCATACCCAACGGCACGGCATGGACTCTCGGCAGCGGGGACATCGCGGCATCAGTCACCGCAGCGCCACGGGAAATGTATCTGGGCCTCTGGGGACGCTCCAGCCTTTCAGACGCCGCCATACTCGACGGCGACGTCGGCCTTGCGTTACGTGTCATCCGTGGTCCGCTTACGCCATAAAGGAACCACTTCCGGTAAAGGGTGAGTGAGCGCTCCGAAAAAGCCGGTCAGAAGTGAGAGAGCATTTGCACGTGTAGGGCCAGGCCTATGGATCGCAACGCGAGATGGTCATTTTTAATCTTTCCGCATTACGGATTTATCTTTCCGGAAACACGGGTTTCCTAACGTGGGATGTGATCTTGCGGCATTCAGTGTGCCGTTGTCCTTCAACGAACAGGCACAGGCATGAACATCACCGGGCCCACCGCAGCACCCCCTGCGAAGAAGAAGCCGCTTTATAAGTCCCTTTTCTTCCAGATTCTGGTGGCAGTCGTGGCCGGCATCCTGATCGGCCACATCTGGCCGGACATCGGTGCAGGCCTCCGGCCGCTTGGGGACGGCTTCATCCAGCTCATCAAGATGATCATCGCCCCGTTGATCTTCCTGGTGATCGTCACCGGCATCGCGGCAGTCAGCGACGTAAAGGCGGTAGGCCGGGTAGGCGTCAAGGCTCTGGCCTACTTCACGGCCGCCACCCTTTTCGCCCTCGTTTTCGGCCTTGCGGTGGGGAACCTGGTCCAGCCCGGTGCCGGCCTAAACATCGATCCGGCGTCGCTCTCCCAGGACGCCCTCAACGCCAAAACCGCCACAGCCCCGCCCAAGGACGCGGGCGCCTTCCTTCTGGGCATCATTCCCACCAGCGTGATCGGCGCCTTTGCCAGCAACAGCCTCCTGCAGGTGCTGTGCTTCTCCGTGTTCTTCGGCGCCGCGATCGTCGTCGTCGGCCGTGAACGCTGTCTCCCCGTGATCACCCTGATGGAAACGGTGCTGGAACTGTTTTTCAAGATCATGAGCTGGGTCATGCGGGTAGCGCCGGTGGGCGCATTCGGCGCCATGGCCTTCATCATCGGCCAGTACGGCCTCGGCTCCCTGAGTACCTATGCACTGCTGATCGCCGCCTGCTACGGTGCCGCGATCATCTTCATCGGCCTGCTGTTCGTGGTGGCCTGGGTGTACCCGCGGGTGCCGCTGTGGCAGTTCTTGAAGTACACCCGGGAGGAATTTCTTCTCGCCCTGGGGACCGCGTCCACCGAATCCGTGCTGCCCCGCATCATGACCAAGCTGACGAATGCCGGCTGCTCCCGGGCCACCACCGGCTTGGTGGTCCCCACCGGTTACTCCTTCAATCTGGACGGCGCGGCCCTGTATCTGTCCATCTCGCTGCTGTTCCTGGCGCAGGCCTTCGGCTACAACCTGGATCTTGGCCAGCAGCTCGCCGCCCTGGGTGTCCTCATGCTGACCTCCAAGGGCATGGCCGGCGTGCCCGGGTCCGCATTCCTGGCGCTCTCCGCCACCGCCGGTGCCCTGGGGATCTTCCCGGTAGCCGGCGTCGCGCTGCTCCTCGGCGCCGACCGGCTCATGGACTCCATGCGGGTGGTGGTGAACCTGCTGGGCAACTGTGTCGCCACGTTCGTGGTGGCCAGGTGGGAGGGCCAGTTCGACCGCGCCGCCATGCTGCGCGCCTTTGCCGGCGAGATGACGACGGCGGATGCTGGGCCGGAGTCAATTGGCGCCGGAGTGCCGGGTAGGCCAGCGGCGGGGACCGACGTCGAACTTTCGTCTGCTGCCGCTACGCCCGCAGCCGTGCGATAGCGGCCTGCTCCCTGTCGTGCCAGTGCAATTTCGTCCCCGGTCATCGCTGCGAATCATAGACCAGGCGCCCTTGCACGGGTAGGCGGCCATGGGCGAAGACGTCGCCAGGGTGAACAGCGCGAGGATTCCGACGGCGGCGAGCCGCTCCAGAGGGCCGCAAGGCCCCCAAAGTGAGGAAGCGTTGGGAGTTCGACGACGAAACCTGAGGGAGCGTTGGAAAAAACCCGACGAAAGCTGAGGGAGCGTTGGATACGCAAGGGCCCGGCTGCGCTTAGCGCGGCCGGGCCCTTCACGTATTGAACTATGGAATTGGTGCGTCGTTACGCGCGGTGGGTGGCGTCGGACTTCTCCTGCTCGCCGCCGTCCACAGAAGCGTGGTGATGATGGCCGGGGTGGTGCTCCTCGTACTCGATCTCCAGCTCGTCGGCAGAGGTGAGGCCGTTGGGCAGGTCCACGGTGTGGCGGGGGCCGGTGTAGGTGTGCTTGACCCGGAGGGCGCCCCCCGGCCGGACCCGGTTGGGCGCCAAGAAAGACCTTCTCGCTGGCAGAGGACGCCATTTCCAAATTCGAAACCAGAGTTCGAAAGTTCTCTAAATCAGAACCGCCGTCGCGTCGAGGCAACACCAAGCCTGAGGGGGCAGCGCTATGAATCGTTACTCAGTTCCGCTGATTACAGCCGTACTGGGCGGGTTGCTTCTCACCGGTTGCTCGGCCCCATCAGAACTCAAGGCACTCGACCGCCCGGCGACGGCGGAAGACCGGCTCCCGGACGGAGTCGAGGTCAGCGATGTCGAGAATCCGGAAAATGTCCGCCTGCTCGCGGTTGATGACGGGGTCAAGTACTTCGCCGTAAGAAAGCAAGAATCCCATGCGGCATGCCTGATAGTTGTTCCGACCGCCACTCCCCCGATGTGGGGATCGAGTTGCTCGAGCCCGGTGACCGACGGCGAGATCGTCAAGGTCGATGTCCGCGGCGCCGGGTCCACCATGCTCGTCACCGACGGCTACGACACGAACCAACTGCAATCAGAGGGCTGGAAAAAGGTCCACGACAACCTGCTCGTCGCCCGCGGCTAGCCCGGCCAGGACGCTCCCTCAGATCCTGCCGCTTCCACCCTGACGCCCCCTCACATCCTGCCGCTTCCCTCTGGACGGGTCCCGTCGGATTCTGAATGAGCGCTATGGATTGACTGTGGCTCTCACTACCGAGAAGAGCCTGGCGTAGTTCGGGCACACGCTCAATTTCTCATCAGCCGGAACACGCGCACCGTCCAGTGCCACGTTCTCCCCCTCGGACAGGGATGAACCATCCGGCAGAGCAAGTGATTCGCCCCTGAAAGCAGTGCCTTCCGGGAAGACCAGCGTTGTCGTTTCTCCGTCGCGAGTGCGCACCACGATGCATCCGGCCACGTCCGCCGCCAGGCTGCCGATGAGCTGGCCGCTTTCCTCGGGAGCGGACGAGACTCCGGCGTGCACCACGGCCTTCTTACCTCCGGCACTTTGCACCACCGCCGTCGGCATTTCCTGCTGAACTGACGGCTCGGCGGACGCGGCTGCGGGTTCCTCCTGCGGCGCCGAACATCCAGCAAGCAAAAGCGCGATCGCCGCCGCAAGACCGAAGGCAGCCCGGTGCACCATCGCTGCCCCCTTAAGATTCGACGCCGATCCCTGGCCCCCAGCATAGGATACGGGCAACGGCCGCTCGTCAGCCGCCGCCGGCTTAAGTGCGAAAAACCTTCCCCCGGAGGCCGTCGCCGAATACCGTAATGCCTGACGACCCTATTTGGAGGCACCGATGCGCAAAGTGACCGCCGGACTGTTCCACTCCGTGGACGGCGTAGTGCAGGACCCGTTCAAGTTCCAGTTCGACAGCTTTGATGAGGACCTTGGCAAGGGACTGACCAAGATGATCAACACAGTGGACACGGTCGTCCTCGGGCGGGTCAGCTATCAGGAATGGGCGGGCTACTGGCCGAACGCTTCCCGGGACGAGGACTTCGCCGCGTTCATCAACCCGGTGGAAAAGTTCGTCGTATCGCGCACCCTGTCGGAGCCGCTGGAATGGGAAAACTCGCACCTGATCGAGGCACCGCTGGAGGAGTTCGTATCAGATCTTAAAAAGCGCGACGGCGGCGAGATCGCCGTATGTGGCAGCATTTCAGTCACGCGACAATTGCTGTTCGCCGGCCTCCTCGATGAGTTGACCCTCATGACGCATCCAGTCGTGGCCGGCAGCGGGCGGCGGCTGTTCGAGGACGGCGACCCGCTGACCAGGCTGGAACTCAAGGACCAGTACAGGACCAGCAAAGGCAACGTCGTCAGTACGTACATCCGTCGCACCGACTGACGCTTGGACGCCTCCTGCTGCCGGCACCGGCACGGTCAGGTTCGGAGCGTCTTGAGTGCGGTGGACCAGGAGATGAGCTGGTCGAGCAGCGGCTTCAAAGCCTCTTCAGCATCATCGCTCGGCGTGAAGACGGTGTAGTTCTCGAACTCTGACGCGAAAGGCAGTGCCACCTGGGCCCGGACGCCAGCCATTTGCAGTTCGGCCGTGATCAGGCGGAGATTTTCGACGGCCCGCACTCCCCCGGCACTTCCGTAGCTGACAAATCCCGCGGCCTTGTTGTTCCACTCTGCGTATAGGAAATCCAGCGCGTTCTTCAGGGCACCGGGAACGGAGTGGTTGTATTCGGCGGTCACAAAGATGAATCCGTCGAAGCGCGAAATCACCTCCGCCCACACCTTCGTGTGTTCGTGTGCGTACTGACCCATCGAAGGCGGTACGGGCTCATCCAGCAGCGGAAGGTCGTAGTCCGCCAGATCAAGCAACTCGAAGTCCGCGCCTCCCCGGGCACTGGCCCGGGAGTACACCCACTCCGCCACCTGCCGGCTGCGGCGCTGCGGACGCGTACTCCCGATGACCACCGCTATCTTCACCATCATTCGATCCCCTTCATTGCGGTGATTCCTTGATACAGCGGCGGAGGCCGGGAAGCCATAGCCAGGATCTTCACCTGCAGCAACGACTGAGGAAGCGTTCGGGAAAAACCTGCAGGACGTGAGGAAGCGTTCGGGAAAAACCTGCGGACGTGAGGAAGCGTCAGGGAAAAGACGCCCAAAAGTGAGGGAGCGTTTCATCTCGACGTGCCCGCATCGCGGCTTGCGTCGCAACGTCGTTGCAGCTAAAGCAACGCCCTCGCGCGCGGTCAAGAGCACAATTCGGCGCCCGACTTGACGGTCCTCGCGAGAAACAGGAGTAAACCGCCTATTGACGGTGAGCTGGGTCACGCCTATCCTGGTGCAACAGTGTTGCAACAGAAGCAACCCCAAAGTTCTCATTGGTGGACACATGGAACACCCGATAACCCAATCGGCCGGAGCAGCAAAGTCGCTGAGCTCCCAGCCCGCAAAAGAAGCACCCCACACCGGCGACGAAGTCAGCAAGGACACCCGACGCCGGGTCATCACCGCGAGCTTCATCGGCAACTTCGTCGAATGGTTCGACTACGCCGTCTACGGCTACCTGGCCGGCATCATTTCCACGGTCTTCTTCCCTGAAGCAGACCGCCAGACAGCACTCCTGGCAACCTTCGGCGTCTTCGCCATCTCCTTCTTTGTCCGCCCCCTGGGCGGCTTCTTCTGGGGCCACATCGGCGACCGGCTGGGACGGCGGAAAGCACTGTCGCTTTCGATCGTCATCATGTCCGTGGCCACTTTCTGCATTGCCCTGATCCCCGGCTACGGCACCATCGGCCTTCTGGCGCCGGTGCTGCTCCTGCTGGTCCGCGTCGTTCAGGGATTCTCCGCATCCGGCGAGTACGCCGGCGCCTCCGCCTTCCTGGTGGAGTACGCACCGGCACATCGGCGCGGACTCTATGCCGCCGTCGTACCCGCAAGCACCGCGGCGGGCCTGCTCCTGGGCAGCCTGCTGGCCGCGCTCCTTACGAGCGTCCTCAGCGAATCCCAGCTGCACGACTGGGGATGGCGACTGCCGTTCCTGCTCGCGGCGCCCATGGGCCTGATCGGCCGGTACATCCGCACCAAGCTCGAGGACACCCCCGCCTTCCGCGCCCTCGCGCAGGAGGACCACGGCACCAAAAAGCCCGCCCGGGACATGTTCCGGAACAACCGGAGGCAGCTGATCATCGCCACCGGCGCGGTGCTGCTGAACGCCGTCGGCTTCTACGTCATCCTCAGCTACATGCCCACCTACCTCTCCGAGGAACTGGGCTTCGGAGCCGGGGAATCGTTCCTGGCCACCACCATCGCCCTGGCCAGCTACATCGGCTTCATCTTCCTCACGGGCATCGCGTCGGACAAGTTCGGCCGCAAGAGGATGCTGATCACCGCGTCCGTGCTGTTCATGCTGCTGACTGTGCCGGCGTTCATGCTCCTGAATACGGGCAACTTCCTGGTGATCGTGCTGGTCCAGATACTCCTGGGCGGCATGCTCACCCTCAACGACGGCACCCTACCCAGCTTCCTGGCCGAACTCTTCCCCACGAAGACCCGGTACAGCGGCTTCGCCGTCAGCTTCAACCTCTCCAACGCCCTGTTCGGCGGCACCGCCCCGTTCATGGCCACGCTCCTCATCGGCCTCACGCACAACAATCTGGCCCCCGGCTGGTACCTCGTGGCCGCCTCACTGGTTTCCCTCATCGCAGTCCTGTTTGCCGTGGAGACTTCCAAGAAGCCCCTGCAGCAGCACTGACAACACCCACCCGAGAAAGAAAAGGAAAGAACAGAATGACCATTACCGAGAATGAAGCTGTCAACGACGTCGCCAAGCTCGAGCGCCTCAAGGTCCTTAACAACGGCGAGAAGGTCTCGCTGACCTTCTCTGACGCCGAGTTCGAGCGCCGCATCGCAGGCCTGCGCAGCATCATGGCAGAGAAGAACCTGGACGCCGTCGTCCTGACCAGCTACCACTCGATCAAGTACTACTCCGACTTCCTGTTCACCTACTTCGGCCGCTCCTACGCCATGGTGGTCGCCAAGGAGGACACGGTCACGGTCACCGCAAATATCGACGCGGGGATGCCCTGGCGCCGCAGCTACGGCGAGAACCTGGTGTACACGGACTGGCGTCGGGACAACTACATCCACGCCATCCAGGAAATCCTGCGCACCCGCGGCATCAGCGTCCGCCGGCTCGGCGTCGAGGACGACTCCCTGCCGCTGGACAACCGCAACAAGATCCAGGCCGCGTTCGGATCCGCCACCCTGGTGGACGTCGCACAGGCCGCGATGCGCCAGCGCATGATCAAGTCCGCCGAGGAAATCGAGGTCATCAAGCACGGCGCCCGGATCGGCGACCTCGGCGGCGAGGCCATCCGCAACGCCATCACCGCCGGCATCACCGAGTACGAGGTGGCGCTCATCGGCACCGAGGCCATGGTGCACGAGATCGCCCGCACGTTCCCCAACTCGGAGATCCGCGACACCTGGGTCTGGTTCCAGTCCGGCATCAACACCGACGGCGCGCACAACTGGGCCACCACGCGGAAGATCCAGGAACACGACATCCTGAGCCTGAACTGCTTCCCCATGACCTCCGGCTACTACACGGCTCTGGAGCGGACGCTGTTCTACGGCGAACCGGATGCCCGTTCGCTCGACCTGTGGAACATCAACGTCGAGGTCCACCGGCGCGGCCTGGAACTCATCAAGCCCGGCGCCGTCTGCAAGGACATCGCCGCCGAGCTCAACGAGATCTACGTCTCGCACGGCCTGCTCGCCAACCGCACCTTCGGCTACGGCCACTCCTTCGGCGTCCTCAGCCACTACTACGGCCGCGAAGCCGGACTTGAGCTCCGCGAGGACATCGACACCGTCCTCGAACCCGGCATGGTGGTCTCCATGGAACCGATGATCACGGTCCTGGACGGCCAGCCCGGCGCCGGCGGCTACCGCGAGCACGACATCCTGGTGGTGGGCGAGGACGGCGCCGAGAACATCACCAAGTTCCCGTTCGGCCCTGAGCACAACATCATCGGCGCCTAACACCTGGGTAACTGGGGCATGCCCTCCCCCGCCGTCCGTTGTCAGCAAGGCTTTTGTTTTAGCAGCCTTGGGTTAAGTACGACGACGGCGGACGGCCGGGAGGGCATGCCCGCCCCGCTTCCGCATGGCAATAAGAGCGGACGCACGACAGCGAAGAAATATAGTGAACACCATGACTCCCCCGGCAACATCCGCAAATCCCGTCCCCGACGCAGGCAAAGACGCAGGCAACGGCGACGCCCGCGGCGCCTCGGTGATAGTCAACGCCATCGCCGTGCTGCGCAGCTTCACCGCGGACGAGCCCATGCTGGGCGTCACCGAGATCGCCAGCCGGGTGGGCCTGCACAAGAGCACTGTGTCGCGGATCCTCTCCACGTTCGAGCAGGAGCACCTGGTGGAGCGGGACCCGGATACGCGCCGCTTCCGCCTGGGGCTGGGCCTGATTGCCGTAGCTGGTCCCCTGCTGGCCGAACTCGAGGAACGCCGCGTGGCCTACCCCGTGCTGCGGGAACTCACCGAACGCACCGGCGAAACCAGCGCGCTGATGGTGTGGAACGGCACCGAGTCCATGTGCGTGGAGCAGATCGCGAGCCGCCAGCAGGTCAAGCACACCACCCCGCTGGGCGCACGCTATAACGACGCCCTGAGCGCCTCGGTCCAGATTTTCCTCGCCGCCGAACAGCCCGAGCGAGTGAGCGCCCTGCTCCGCAGCGGCACCGTCACCCTGCCCGGCCTCGACGACCACTCCGTCGAGGAGTACCTGCAGCGGCTCGAGGAAGTCAGCAGGCGCGGCTGGGCAATCAACTACGGCGAGACGTCCATCGAGGAAGTCGGCATCGCGGCACCCGTGTACGACCACCGTGGCGACATCGTAGCTGCGGTGCTCGTCCCTGCGCCCCGGTTCCGGGTCTCCCCCGATACGCTGCAAAGCCTCGGCGAAGCCTGCGCCGCAGCGGCCCGGCAGGTCACCCAGCGCCTGGGCGGCGTGGCCCCGAAGCAACGCCGCAGCGCGTAGGCGGCACCGC
Proteins encoded:
- a CDS encoding MFS transporter, with protein sequence MEHPITQSAGAAKSLSSQPAKEAPHTGDEVSKDTRRRVITASFIGNFVEWFDYAVYGYLAGIISTVFFPEADRQTALLATFGVFAISFFVRPLGGFFWGHIGDRLGRRKALSLSIVIMSVATFCIALIPGYGTIGLLAPVLLLLVRVVQGFSASGEYAGASAFLVEYAPAHRRGLYAAVVPASTAAGLLLGSLLAALLTSVLSESQLHDWGWRLPFLLAAPMGLIGRYIRTKLEDTPAFRALAQEDHGTKKPARDMFRNNRRQLIIATGAVLLNAVGFYVILSYMPTYLSEELGFGAGESFLATTIALASYIGFIFLTGIASDKFGRKRMLITASVLFMLLTVPAFMLLNTGNFLVIVLVQILLGGMLTLNDGTLPSFLAELFPTKTRYSGFAVSFNLSNALFGGTAPFMATLLIGLTHNNLAPGWYLVAASLVSLIAVLFAVETSKKPLQQH
- a CDS encoding aminopeptidase P family protein, which produces MTITENEAVNDVAKLERLKVLNNGEKVSLTFSDAEFERRIAGLRSIMAEKNLDAVVLTSYHSIKYYSDFLFTYFGRSYAMVVAKEDTVTVTANIDAGMPWRRSYGENLVYTDWRRDNYIHAIQEILRTRGISVRRLGVEDDSLPLDNRNKIQAAFGSATLVDVAQAAMRQRMIKSAEEIEVIKHGARIGDLGGEAIRNAITAGITEYEVALIGTEAMVHEIARTFPNSEIRDTWVWFQSGINTDGAHNWATTRKIQEHDILSLNCFPMTSGYYTALERTLFYGEPDARSLDLWNINVEVHRRGLELIKPGAVCKDIAAELNEIYVSHGLLANRTFGYGHSFGVLSHYYGREAGLELREDIDTVLEPGMVVSMEPMITVLDGQPGAGGYREHDILVVGEDGAENITKFPFGPEHNIIGA
- a CDS encoding dihydrofolate reductase family protein, translated to MRKVTAGLFHSVDGVVQDPFKFQFDSFDEDLGKGLTKMINTVDTVVLGRVSYQEWAGYWPNASRDEDFAAFINPVEKFVVSRTLSEPLEWENSHLIEAPLEEFVSDLKKRDGGEIAVCGSISVTRQLLFAGLLDELTLMTHPVVAGSGRRLFEDGDPLTRLELKDQYRTSKGNVVSTYIRRTD
- a CDS encoding cation:dicarboxylate symporter family transporter — translated: MNITGPTAAPPAKKKPLYKSLFFQILVAVVAGILIGHIWPDIGAGLRPLGDGFIQLIKMIIAPLIFLVIVTGIAAVSDVKAVGRVGVKALAYFTAATLFALVFGLAVGNLVQPGAGLNIDPASLSQDALNAKTATAPPKDAGAFLLGIIPTSVIGAFASNSLLQVLCFSVFFGAAIVVVGRERCLPVITLMETVLELFFKIMSWVMRVAPVGAFGAMAFIIGQYGLGSLSTYALLIAACYGAAIIFIGLLFVVAWVYPRVPLWQFLKYTREEFLLALGTASTESVLPRIMTKLTNAGCSRATTGLVVPTGYSFNLDGAALYLSISLLFLAQAFGYNLDLGQQLAALGVLMLTSKGMAGVPGSAFLALSATAGALGIFPVAGVALLLGADRLMDSMRVVVNLLGNCVATFVVARWEGQFDRAAMLRAFAGEMTTADAGPESIGAGVPGRPAAGTDVELSSAAATPAAVR
- a CDS encoding IclR family transcriptional regulator, encoding MTPPATSANPVPDAGKDAGNGDARGASVIVNAIAVLRSFTADEPMLGVTEIASRVGLHKSTVSRILSTFEQEHLVERDPDTRRFRLGLGLIAVAGPLLAELEERRVAYPVLRELTERTGETSALMVWNGTESMCVEQIASRQQVKHTTPLGARYNDALSASVQIFLAAEQPERVSALLRSGTVTLPGLDDHSVEEYLQRLEEVSRRGWAINYGETSIEEVGIAAPVYDHRGDIVAAVLVPAPRFRVSPDTLQSLGEACAAAARQVTQRLGGVAPKQRRSA
- a CDS encoding maleylpyruvate isomerase family mycothiol-dependent enzyme, translated to MLPERYLAELAHLLGSLERLARQPENMLRRSVPACPGWSLDALFGHLGSIERWAAAVVRAGKYVQEPAPPAEKAAAWFLEGVPCFLATMTSLDPVAPCWNFGPPPHTAGFWLRRQAHEHAIHLVDAHQASGLADPEFAEGFLLDGVDEALAMFAPRQLRLKRMTDPGQAVTFRIPNGTAWTLGSGDIAASVTAAPREMYLGLWGRSSLSDAAILDGDVGLALRVIRGPLTP
- a CDS encoding NADPH-dependent FMN reductase, with protein sequence MMVKIAVVIGSTRPQRRSRQVAEWVYSRASARGGADFELLDLADYDLPLLDEPVPPSMGQYAHEHTKVWAEVISRFDGFIFVTAEYNHSVPGALKNALDFLYAEWNNKAAGFVSYGSAGGVRAVENLRLITAELQMAGVRAQVALPFASEFENYTVFTPSDDAEEALKPLLDQLISWSTALKTLRT